From Arachis stenosperma cultivar V10309 chromosome 2, arast.V10309.gnm1.PFL2, whole genome shotgun sequence, one genomic window encodes:
- the LOC130961650 gene encoding mitochondrial dicarboxylate/tricarboxylate transporter DTC-like, with the protein MGNEKKRKNMDPVKTGLNMLSVSLLQPMDIIKVRMQLGQGSGAQIASNILKTEGGYAAFYRGLSAALLRLPLHKAVQAGSYSIIATTVTGDNDRKPLSLGQKVMVTSTALTIGWAFSIPTQLAEIRMQADATFPTSKRRNYTNVFNALHRVVADEGVRVLWRGSVPEIAKQYALTTGCFSGYPPSFRYLKDSLGFGVTTSMIGAGVISSFIGCALSLPFDYVRTQLQTMQPDAYGKYPYTGSFDCVRKTWKTGGLPMFYSGFHFYFFRFAALTTISWFITKQLRRLDASISEKKITIKAR; encoded by the exons ATGGGGAatgagaagaagagaaagaatatGGACCCTGTTAAAACCGGCCTCAACATGCTCAGCGTTTCCCTCCTTCAACCCATGGATATTATCAAG GTGAGGATGCAATTAGGTCAAGGATCAGGTGCGCAGATCGCATCCAACATTCTCAAAACAGAAGGGGGTTATGCCGCCTTTTATAGG GGTCTATCTGCTGCACTACTTAGGCTGCCTCTGCATAAAGCTGTTCAAGCTGGATCATATTC AATCATAGCAACTACAGTAACCGGGGATAATGATCGCAAACCCTTGTCACTTGGCCAGAAAGTTATGGTTACCTCAACTGCTCTAACAATCGGATGGGCTTTTAGTATCCCAACACAGTTGGCAGAAATTCGTATGCAGGCTGATGCAACTTTTCCTACCTCTAAGCGCCGAAATTACACGAATGTCTTCAATGCGCTTCATCGTGTTGTTGCAGATGAAGGGGTTCGGGTGCTTTGGAGAGGTTCTGTGCCAGAAATAGCAAAACAGTATGCACTAACTACAGGGTGTTTTTCTGGTTATCCTCCGAGTTTTAGGTACTTGAAGGATTCCCTTGGTTTTGGAGTCACCACTAGTATGATTG GTGCCGGTGTTATTTCTTCTTTCATTGGATGCGCTTTAAGTTTGCCATTTGACTACGTTAGGACCCAACTTCAGACTATGCAACCTGATGCTTATGGAAAATATCCTTATACTGGCAGTTTTGATTGTGTTCGCAAAACCTGGAAAACAGGAGGACTTCCTATGTTTTACTCCGGGTTCCATTTCTACTTTTTCAGATTTGCTGCTCTGACGACG ATTTCATGGTTTATCACGAAACAGCTTCGTCGTTTGGATGCATCAATCAGTGAAAAAAAGATTACAATAAAAGCTCGTTGA